DNA from Tripterygium wilfordii isolate XIE 37 chromosome 4, ASM1340144v1, whole genome shotgun sequence:
GGTACCATGCTCTCGTGATAAGATAAAATAAGGGGGAAGCAGAGAATATAGGAAATTGATATGTGGTATAAGGGAATATTTACAGATTCTACACATTGAAATTAAGTTCAAAGCAGGAAAACTTGGATCAGCAGTCACTGTTCCAACTTGTCTAAAATAGCATATATGACATCTTACCTCTACCTCCACACCATAAGCTGTTTGGACAGATACCCTGGGACCCCCAACCTCATACTGCAGAAGTTTTCCAGACGCTGCACCAGATGCGACAGTTGCAAGCCTATAAACATATATTAGAAACTAGAAACATGTtagtataaaattttaaaactagATAAGCTCAATTACAGTTTGCttgaatataaaaataaaataataaaaccaTCATATCATACCTGCATTGAACAACAGTGTCATGTTCACAAGCTAcgagactatgaccattggtaGCTTCCATAATGCTTTCCACTTTTGAGCTAAGATATGAAACACCTGCCTCGAGACACCTAGGTGAAATTAATACAGATCACAAATCTAATTATCTATTGATAAATATCCTCAACATCAACCACTCAGTAAGAAATAGAATGTCTACATTAAAAACTTGTGGAATATGGATTCTGACAGTTTTACCTCCTTAACAACTCTTCATGGAGTAGATGCCGACTAACTCGTCCATAAGCACGGCCAATTAGAATGGGATCATTGTCGTCAAGATAGACAATGGTATCCCTCCAAACATGCTCAATGCAGCTTGCAAGTCCAAGGTCTGAAAATGTAATAAAAGGCACTAATTTAAAagtttatttttgataaatatgGGGTTATATTCTTAAATTTTTGAGGGAGGTGAAATCGAGACTTTAACCCTTGTGTGAGTTTGAGGAGATCGATTTAAAAGCCAATAGAAGCAGGCAAGGAGTTCAATAATGTCGACACATTCTTTCTATATCATATAAAGAATTTCAGTATAAATGGATGTTACAGTCTTTAGTCTTACAGATGCTGCAAGGAGGAAAATAAGGTATCGACCTAAcctaaaagaagaaaacaaacatagGTTCAGCTGGTGTGGAAATTCAACATAGTGAGCTAACTAGTTAAAAGGATTGAAGACACATAGAAACCACATCTCAAATGCAATTAGGCAACGCATTGAATAGCTCTCTGACAGAAAAAATTGATACCTTTAAATTCATCCTCCCATACGCCATAATTGTTTGTAAATGGAAGGTCAGGGCCGATAAGTCCAACCCGTAACCCCAACTTGGCTGATTCTGCAGCAAGAGCAAGACCAGCCGGACCACATCCAATAACCACCAGATCCAGCATATCCCCAGCGGATATTGGTTTTAACTGTAGATATAATCAACACAGATGGATGAGCAAAACTAAAATCTATGACATAAGAATttacttgaaaagaaaattgaaagaatGGACAATACATCCTTAAAACATTTTGtgcaatgtatgtatatataccaaATAGAACAAAGATGAGAAGGAGTTTCATCTAGACAATAATGAAGACAACATAACCAGCCACGGAAAATGCACAGTGTAGACATTATAGATTATTAATTGTTTATATTGTGAAAAGCAATAGTAATAGCACCAAAAATCTTCCAAAAAGTTAGACCTCTATCTACAGAGCATATAACCTTCCTAAAGTAGCCATCAACTCACTATTTGAAAATTTCACCTAGTCAACTCATGAAACTCTATCCTATTCTTCATCTTAAGTACGCATAATCAATTCGACCTCTATTTCTATGCATTGTAATAATCAAGTAATCTGCAATCGTATTTTGAAACTTACAAAATAACTGCTACAATGCATAAAACAAAGCACAATTACGGAAACAAAACCTTGTCTGCCAATTTAGACTGTTTTTCCATGAGCTTTTTCTGTTGCATTTGTACAAAACAGAGCTCAGAGCCACCGGCCTTGATATAATCCTCCTCATCAGCAAAATCTTCTTTAACGGCCACATAGCTCTCACTCCCAGCAGTAGTTGCTCTTACTTTACACCAAGTAAACCTCCTGTTCCAAACACTACGGTTAGTTCTTATCGTTCTTCTTAGCGACCTCCACGTAGGGAAAGAAGAAACCGCCATTGCTGCGAAGTTTCGAGCTCCAAGAGTTTCCATCTCTAACTTCTTCTGTACTCCGTTTCCGCAAAAAGTATCTCTCACTCCATCACTGCGGTTCTTATCGTTTCTGAGAGTGAAAATGCAGATTATGCGAGTGTCTGGCTGTCTGCGCTTGAGAGTTGAGATTGCGAAGAGTCTGGAGTCTCTGTGTCACGCTGTGTGTTTGAGGTCTGGGAATAGATAGGGAGGGAGTtgtttggtgaagaaaaattgATGAGTTGTCCAACCGTCATCCGCAATCTAGCACGTGGAGAATATGGATTGGCTAGAAATTAGAAAAAGTCCTATGTGTATAGTTCTTTT
Protein-coding regions in this window:
- the LOC119995954 gene encoding lycopene epsilon cyclase, chloroplastic yields the protein METLGARNFAAMAVSSFPTWRSLRRTIRTNRSVWNRRFTWCKVRATTAGSESYVAVKEDFADEEDYIKAGGSELCFVQMQQKKLMEKQSKLADKLKPISAGDMLDLVVIGCGPAGLALAAESAKLGLRVGLIGPDLPFTNNYGVWEDEFKDLGLASCIEHVWRDTIVYLDDNDPILIGRAYGRVSRHLLHEELLRRCLEAGVSYLSSKVESIMEATNGHSLVACEHDTVVQCRLATVASGAASGKLLQYEVGGPRVSVQTAYGVEVEVENNPYDPSLMVFMDYRDCTKHQVPCLEADYPTFLYAMPMSSTRVFFEETCLASKDAMPFDLLKKKLMSRLATMGIRVLKTYEEEWSYIPVGGSLPNTEQRNLAFGAAASMVHPATGYSVVRSLTEAPKYASVIANILKENHSKGKTTHERSNVNISMQAWNTLWPQERKRQRAFFLFGLALILQLDIEGIRAFFQTFFRLPKWMSQGFLGSSLSSMDLALFSLYMFVIAPTDLRMSLIRHLLSDPTGATMIRTYLTL